A stretch of Bos mutus isolate GX-2022 chromosome 8, NWIPB_WYAK_1.1, whole genome shotgun sequence DNA encodes these proteins:
- the LZTS1 gene encoding leucine zipper putative tumor suppressor 1, producing MGSVSSLISGHGFHSKHCRASQYKLRKSSHLKKLNRYSDGLLRFGFSQDSGHGKSSSKMGKSEDFFYIKVSQKARGSHRPDYTALSSGDLGGQAGVDFDPSTPPKLMPFSNQLEMGSEKGAVRPTAFKPVLPRSGAILHSSPESAGHQLHPAPLDKPKEQELKPSLCSGALSDSGRNSMSSLPTHSTSSSYQLDPLVTPVGPASRFGGSAHNITQGIVLQDSNMMSLKALSFSDGGSKLAHASKDKGSVRSPISTDQCTIQELEKQLLEREGELQRLHRSFEEKELAASQPYEERPRRCKDELEGLEAKGKMKVAAQKSQRAQQVLHLQVLQLQQEKRQLRQELESLMKEQDLLETKLRSYEKEKTSFAPALEETQWEVCQKSGEISLLKQQLKESQTEINAKASEILNLKAQLKDTRGRLESLELKTQDLENALRTKGLELEVCENELQRKKNEAELLREKVNLLEQELLELRAQAALQRSRDAAALGPASADDVPALQRELERLRAELKEERQGHDQMSSGFQHERLVWKEEKEKVIQYQKQLQQSYLAMYQRNQRLEKALQQLARGDGAGEPFEIDLEGADIPYEDIIATEI from the exons GGGCCTCGCAGTACAAGCTGCGCAAGTCTTCCCACCTCAAGAAGCTCAACCGCTATTCAGACGGGCTGCTGAGGTTCGGCTTCTCCCAAGACTCGGGACATGGCAAGTCCAGCTCCAAAATGGGCAAGAGCGAAGACTTCTTCTACATCAAGGTCAGCCAGAAGGCCCGGGGCTCCCACCGCCCTGATTACACGGCACTGTCCAGTGGGGACCTAGGGGGCCAGGCAGGAGTGGACTTTGACCCATCCACCCCACCGAAgctcatgcccttctccaatcaGCTAGAGATG GGTTCTGAGAAGGGTGCTGTGAGACCCACCGCCTTCAAGCCGGTGCTGCCACGGTCAGGCGCCATCCTCCACTCATCCCCTGAGAGCGCCGGCCACCAGCTGCATCCTGCGCCTCTGGACAAGCCCAAGGAGCAGGAGCTGAAGCCCAGCCTGTGCTCCGGGGCACTGTCCGACTCCGGCCGGAACTCCATGTCCAGCCTGCCCACCCACAGTACCAGCAGCAGCTACCAGCTGGACCCGCTGGTCACTCCTGTGGGGCCCGCCAGCCGGTTTGGGGGCTCAGCCCACAACATCACACAGGGCATTGTCCTCCAAGACAGCAACATGATGAGCCTAAAGGCCCTGTCTTTCTCTGACGGGGGCAGCAAGCTGGCCCACGCAAGCAAAGACAAGGGCTCTGTGCGCTCCCCCATCTCCACGGACCAGTGCACCATCCAGGAGCTGGAGAAGCAGCTGCTGGAGAGGGAGGGCGAGCTGCAGAGGCTGCACCGCAGCTTCGAGGAGAAGGAGCTGGCCGCCAGCCAACCTTACGAGGAGCGGCCGCGGCGCTGCAAGGACGAGCTGGAGGGGCTGGAGGCCAAGGGCAAGATGAAGGTGGCCGCACAGAAGAGCCAGCGGGCTCAGCAGGTCCTGCATCTCCAGGTGCTCCAGCTTCAGCAGGAGAAACGGCAGCTCCGGCAGGAACTCGAGAGCCTCATGAAGGAGCAGGACCTGCTGGAGACCAAACTCAGGTCTTACGAGAAAGAGAAGACCAGCTTTGCCCCTGCACTGGAGGAGACGCAGTGGGAG GTGTGCCAGAAGTCCGGAGAGATCTCCCTCCTGAAGCAGCAGCTGAAGGAGTCCCAAACAGAGATCAACGCCAAGGCCAGCGAGATCCTCAACCTGAAGGCTCAGCTGAAGGACACGCGGGGCCGGCTGGAGAGTTTGGAGCTGAAGACGCAGGACTTGGAGAACGCGCTGCGCACCAAGGGCCTGGAGCTGGAGGTGTGCGAAAACGAGCTGCAGCGCAAGAAGAACGAGGCGGAGCTCCTGCGGGAGAAGGTGAACCTGCTGGAGCAGGAGCTGCTGGAGCTGCGGGCCCAGGCCGCCCTGCAGCGGAGCAGGGACGCGGCTGCCCTGGGTCCCGCCTCCGCGGACGACGTGCCCGCCCTTCAGCGCGAGCTGGAGAGGCTGCGTGCAGAGCTCAAGGAGGAGCGGCAGGGGCATGACCAGATGTCCTCTGGCTTCCAGCACGAGCGGCTGGtgtggaaggaggagaaggagaaagtgaTCCAGTACCAGAAGCAGCTGCAGCAGAGCTACCTGGCCATGTACCAACGGAACCAGCGCCTGGAGAAGGCACTGCAGCAGCTGGCCCGGGGGGACGGCGCAGGGGAGCCCTTTGAGATCGACCTTGAAGGGGCTGACATCCCCTACGAGGACATCATCGCCACCGAGATCTGA